From the Lathyrus oleraceus cultivar Zhongwan6 chromosome 4, CAAS_Psat_ZW6_1.0, whole genome shotgun sequence genome, one window contains:
- the LOC127075991 gene encoding probable serine/threonine-protein kinase At1g01540: MSFYDESFFNTQLSKRTSIFGLHLWVIIGILVGSFIVITLFLISICLTSRRRKNHHHHHHQSTTKLNTLTPIVSKEIQEIKHTPPKPEIQVVDMVKLEIHRHVSTSGESRGTSGSVCETTSSRGSMGPEVSHLGWGRWFTLRELEAATSGLCEENVIGEGGYGIVYKGVLPDGTKIAVKNLLNNKGQAEREFKVEVEIIGRVRHKNLVRLLGYCVEGAHRMLVYEYVDNGNLDEWLHGDVGPVSPMTWDIRMNILLGTAKGLAYLHEGLEPKVVHRDVKSSNILIDRQWNAKVSDFGLAKLLDSDHSFVTTRVMGTFGYVAPEYACTGLLNERSDVYSFGILIMEIISGRSPVDYGRPKGEVNLIEWLKDMVGSRRSEEIVDPKLSEKPSLKSLKRALLIALRCVDPDSSKRPKMGHVIHMLEADDVLFREDRRNAGESSRSHRNNQRDHNGLSVDKNQIGGEITDQSEDDSSRSHHEPTRWRR; the protein is encoded by the exons atGTCATTTTACGACGAATCTTTCTTCAACACACAACTCTCAAAACGAACCTCAATCTTCGGTCTCCACCTCTGGGTCATCATCGGAATCCTCGTCGGTTCCTTCATCGTCATAACTCTCTTCCTCATCTCCATCTGTCTCACTTCACGCCGCCGCAAaaaccaccaccaccaccaccaccaatCCACCACCAAGCTCAACACGCTCACTCCTATCGTCTCCAAGGAAATTCAAGAGATCAAACACACACCCCCGAAACCCGAGATCCAAGTCGTGGACATGGTGAAACTCGAAATTCACCGACATGTATCAACCAGTGGAGAGAGTAGAGGAACTTCTGGTAGTGTGTGTGAAACGACGTCGTCGCGTGGAAGTATGGGACCGGAAGTTTCGCATCTTGGGTGGGGGAGATGGTTTACGCTTAGAGAACTTGAAGCTGCTACTAGTGGTTTGTGTGAAGAGAATGTTATTGGTGAAGGTGGTTATGGAATTGTTTACAAAGGTGTTCTTCCTGATGGGACCAAAATTGCTGTTAAGAATCTTCTGAATAACAA GGGCCAAGCTGAGAGAGAATTTAAAGTCGAGGTAGAAATAATCGGTCGTGTGCGGCACAAGAATCTTGTTAGGTTGCTTGGATACTGTGTTGAGGGGGCACACAG GATGCTTGTGTATGAATATGTTGATAATGGCAATCTAGACGAATGGCTGCACGGGGATGTTGGACCTGTAAGTCCTATGACCTGGGATATCCGGATGAACATTTTACTGGGCACGGCAAAAGG ATTGGCTTATCTTCATGAGGGTCTTGAACCGAAAGTTGTTCACCGAGATGTGAAGTCAAGCAACATACTCATTGACCGCCAATGGAACGCCAAGGTTTCTGATTTCGGTCTTGCTAAGCTTCTGGATTCTGACCACAGTTTTGTCACGACTCGAGTCATGGGGACATTTGG CTATGTTGCGCCTGAGTACGCCTGCACCGGATTACTGAATGAGAGGAGTGACGTGTATAGCTTTGGGATACTCATCATGGAAATAATCAGCGGGAGAAGTCCCGTTGATTATGGCAGACCGAAAGGAGAG GTTAATTTAATTGAATGGTTAAAAGATATGGTTGGCAGTCGAAGATCCGAGGAAATAGTTGATCCTAAGCTTTCTGAGAAGCCGTCTTTAAAGTCTCTTAAACGTGCTTTGTTGATTGCTCTTCGATGTGTTGATCCTGATTCCTCAAAGAGGCCTAAAATGGGACATGTGATCCACATGCTTGAAGCTGACGACGTCTTATTTCGCGAG GATCGAAGGAACGCCGGAGAATCTTCTCGTTCTCATCGTAATAATCAACGAGATCATAATGGTTTGAGTGTAGATAAAAATCAGATAGGTGGAGAGATCACTGATCAAAGTGAAGATGATAGTAGTAGAAGTCACCATGAGCCTACTAGGTGGAGAAGATGA